From the genome of Pseudomonas sp. AB6, one region includes:
- a CDS encoding ATP-binding protein yields MPLRQHLENLPVGQKLLAALLVLLITVLLVANLTFIGAAYYISQESMAPQALQTIGKLISNPNLAAQALSSAEDGQALLKELKNYSPLRAAALYDDNGDRLAQLQQGDKLKLPERFKGVEAWRLTEFRNTQLILIPKPGQEPGHLLLVASSELPAAFYTGTFTASAGILVFSVLLWLVIARQIRRLITEPIYQLEELSRQVTREEDYALRAQPGNNDEIGSLAEAFNTMLSRIEAREQQLKRARDDSQDAYAQAQGLAEETRHSNRKLELEVQVRSKIEKKLTGFQNYLNSIIDSMPSALIALDEQLYVTQWNQEASALSGTPLDEALNQPIFLAFPPMKAFLQKIKHTVERHIVAKIERVTWVKDDIPHHYALTFYPLTGGAGRGVVIRIDDITQRLTLEDMMVQSEKMLSVGGLAAGMAHEINNPLGAILHNVQNIRRRLSPDLPKNIEQAELAGIKLETVNQYLLGREVPQLLDGIQQAGARAAKIVSHMLNFSRLSNRKMAPCDLPALIDQAVEIASNDFDLTIGFDFKGQAITRQFDPNLGPVPGTANELEQVLLNLLKNAAQAIHQRADDSEPGRIVLRTRLNPPWAEIQVEDNGIGMPESVRKRTFEPFFTTKEIGQGTGLGLSVSYFIITNNHKGQMEVHSTPGQGTCFTLRLPLAGSTANALEQNLSEL; encoded by the coding sequence ATGCCATTGCGCCAACACCTAGAAAACTTGCCGGTCGGCCAGAAGCTTCTGGCAGCACTGTTAGTCTTGCTGATCACCGTATTGTTGGTGGCCAACCTGACCTTCATCGGCGCCGCCTATTATATTTCCCAGGAAAGCATGGCGCCTCAAGCCTTGCAAACCATCGGTAAACTGATCAGTAACCCTAACCTCGCCGCACAAGCCTTGAGCTCAGCCGAAGATGGCCAAGCGCTGCTCAAGGAGCTTAAAAATTACAGTCCTCTGCGCGCGGCGGCGCTTTACGACGACAATGGCGATCGACTGGCTCAACTGCAACAAGGCGACAAGCTGAAACTGCCCGAGCGTTTCAAGGGCGTGGAAGCTTGGCGCCTCACTGAATTTCGCAATACGCAGCTCATTTTGATCCCCAAGCCGGGTCAAGAACCGGGTCATTTGTTATTGGTGGCCAGCAGTGAACTACCCGCTGCTTTCTATACCGGCACCTTTACTGCCAGCGCGGGCATTCTGGTGTTTAGCGTATTGCTCTGGCTGGTGATTGCGCGGCAGATTCGGCGACTGATCACCGAGCCGATCTATCAGCTTGAAGAACTATCCCGACAGGTCACACGTGAAGAGGACTACGCACTTCGAGCGCAGCCGGGTAATAACGATGAAATTGGCAGCCTGGCGGAAGCGTTCAATACAATGTTGTCGCGCATCGAAGCCAGAGAGCAGCAGCTCAAACGCGCCCGGGACGACTCCCAAGACGCCTATGCCCAAGCTCAAGGGCTAGCGGAAGAAACCCGCCATTCAAACCGCAAACTTGAACTCGAAGTGCAAGTGCGAAGCAAGATCGAAAAAAAGCTAACCGGTTTTCAGAATTACTTGAACAGCATCATCGACTCTATGCCGTCCGCGTTGATTGCCCTGGATGAGCAACTGTATGTCACCCAATGGAATCAGGAAGCCAGCGCCCTCTCCGGCACACCACTGGACGAAGCGCTGAACCAACCGATCTTTCTCGCGTTTCCACCTATGAAAGCTTTTTTGCAAAAGATCAAACATACGGTAGAGCGCCATATTGTCGCCAAAATTGAGCGGGTCACTTGGGTCAAAGATGACATCCCGCACCACTATGCACTGACTTTTTACCCGCTGACCGGCGGCGCTGGCCGAGGCGTGGTAATCCGCATCGACGACATTACTCAGCGTTTGACTCTGGAAGACATGATGGTGCAGTCGGAAAAAATGCTTTCTGTAGGGGGACTGGCAGCAGGCATGGCCCATGAAATCAACAATCCGTTGGGCGCGATCTTGCACAACGTCCAGAACATTCGTCGGCGTTTGTCACCGGATTTGCCGAAAAATATTGAACAGGCCGAGTTGGCTGGAATTAAGCTGGAAACTGTTAACCAATACCTGCTAGGTCGCGAAGTGCCGCAGCTGCTCGATGGCATTCAACAGGCGGGCGCTCGCGCAGCAAAAATCGTCAGCCATATGCTTAACTTCAGCCGACTCAGTAATCGCAAAATGGCGCCGTGTGACTTACCGGCATTAATCGACCAAGCTGTGGAAATTGCCAGCAACGACTTCGATCTGACCATTGGTTTTGATTTTAAGGGCCAGGCTATTACCCGTCAGTTCGATCCGAACCTAGGCCCTGTACCGGGCACAGCAAACGAATTGGAACAGGTGCTACTGAACTTGCTGAAGAACGCGGCGCAGGCAATCCATCAGCGGGCGGACGACAGTGAGCCAGGCCGCATCGTACTGCGCACTCGACTAAACCCGCCATGGGCGGAAATTCAGGTCGAAGACAACGGCATTGGCATGCCAGAAAGCGTGCGCAAGCGAACGTTCGAGCCGTTTTTCACCACCAAAGAAATCGGCCAGGGCACCGGGCTCGGACTGTCGGTGTCGTACTTCATCATCACCAATAACCACAAAGGCCAGATGGAAGTTCATTCAACCCCCGGCCAAGGCACCTGCTTCACCCTGCGCCTGCCTTTGGCGGGCAGCACCGCAAACGCTTTGGAACAGAACCTTTCGGAGTTATAG
- a CDS encoding cob(I)yrinic acid a,c-diamide adenosyltransferase yields the protein MSFRLSKIYTRTGDAGETGLGDGRRVPKDHPRIEAIGEVDTLNSQVGLLLAGLTDEKARHPNLAEVIEVLAPCQHRLFDLGGELAMPVYQALNNAEIARLEAAIDLWNEELGPLENFILPGGSPLIAQAHVCRSLARSAERRCQHLNAVEPLSGVGLAYINRLSDLLFVAARLIAKRQGIAEILWQAAAKP from the coding sequence ATGAGCTTTCGTCTTTCAAAAATCTACACACGTACTGGCGACGCTGGCGAGACCGGTCTTGGTGACGGACGTCGCGTCCCCAAAGACCACCCAAGAATTGAAGCCATTGGTGAAGTCGATACATTGAACAGCCAAGTAGGCCTGTTACTCGCCGGATTAACAGACGAAAAGGCGCGCCACCCAAATCTGGCTGAAGTGATAGAAGTATTAGCGCCGTGCCAGCACCGCCTGTTCGACTTGGGTGGCGAATTGGCAATGCCGGTTTATCAGGCGTTGAATAACGCCGAGATAGCGCGCCTTGAAGCGGCTATCGATCTTTGGAACGAGGAGTTGGGACCACTTGAGAATTTTATCCTCCCAGGTGGTTCACCATTGATTGCCCAAGCCCATGTCTGTCGGAGCTTGGCGCGTAGCGCAGAACGTCGTTGCCAACACCTGAATGCCGTTGAACCGTTGAGCGGCGTTGGCTTGGCCTACATCAATCGGTTGTCGGACCTGCTGTTTGTTGCAGCGCGGTTGATTGCTAAACGTCAGGGGATTGCGGAGATACTGTGGCAGGCGGCGGCGAAGCCTTGA
- a CDS encoding Nudix family hydrolase has product MKRIHVAAAVIRGNDGKILIAQRANTQHQGGLWEFPGGKVEAGETVEAALSRELQEELGIAVVAARPLIKIQHDYSDKQVLLDVWDVSAFSGEVRGAEGQPLAWVSARELTSYDFPAANQAIVAAARLPDRYLITPEGLSTPELLRGLQNAIAGGIKLVQLRAPNGYNPQYRDLAVDAVGLCAGKAQLMLKGPLEWLGDFPAAGWHLTAAQLRKLAVNGRPFPKERWLAASCHNAEELVLAEQMGVDFVTLSPVQPTQTHPDALPLGWEPATQLIAGFSKPVFLLGGMGSDDRQHAWESGAQGVAGIRAFWPEV; this is encoded by the coding sequence GTGAAACGAATTCATGTAGCGGCTGCGGTTATCCGTGGCAACGATGGCAAGATCCTGATCGCGCAACGTGCCAATACTCAGCACCAGGGCGGTTTGTGGGAGTTTCCGGGCGGCAAAGTTGAAGCTGGTGAAACAGTGGAAGCAGCGCTGTCGCGCGAACTTCAGGAGGAGTTGGGCATTGCCGTTGTTGCCGCTCGCCCATTGATAAAAATCCAGCATGATTATTCGGACAAACAGGTGTTGCTGGATGTATGGGATGTATCCGCGTTCAGCGGGGAGGTGCGTGGCGCAGAAGGTCAGCCGTTGGCGTGGGTGTCTGCTCGGGAATTGACGAGCTATGATTTTCCAGCCGCCAATCAAGCCATCGTCGCCGCTGCGCGTTTACCGGATCGCTATTTGATCACCCCGGAAGGATTGAGCACGCCTGAATTGCTGCGCGGCTTGCAGAACGCGATCGCCGGGGGCATCAAGCTGGTGCAACTGCGTGCGCCTAATGGCTATAACCCGCAATACCGTGATTTGGCGGTGGATGCCGTGGGCTTGTGTGCGGGTAAAGCGCAATTGATGCTCAAGGGCCCGTTGGAGTGGCTGGGTGACTTTCCAGCAGCCGGTTGGCACCTGACGGCGGCGCAATTGCGAAAGCTCGCCGTTAATGGCCGTCCTTTCCCGAAAGAGCGCTGGTTGGCTGCCTCCTGCCACAACGCTGAAGAGCTGGTGCTGGCTGAACAGATGGGCGTGGATTTCGTGACGTTGTCACCGGTGCAGCCAACTCAGACGCATCCAGACGCTTTGCCATTGGGTTGGGAGCCCGCGACGCAGTTGATCGCGGGTTTCAGTAAGCCCGTGTTTTTGCTGGGCGGCATGGGCAGTGATGATCGCCAACATGCATGGGAAAGCGGCGCACAGGGCGTGGCGGGGATTCGGGCGTTTTGGCCTGAGGTTTAA
- a CDS encoding glutathione S-transferase family protein, whose product MSLHLIIGDKRFSSWSLRPWLALDMAGAVFTEQMILLNQSDTLQKCLEHGPTGKVPMLKTEHGTISDSLAIVEYLAERFPEAHLWPQEIAPRAQARSACAQMHSGFGHLRSHMGFDLRRDHALEVMPVEVQADIDRVVALWAECRAAAAESGPYLFGRMSLADAFFAPVAVRLRTNRVPLPAKAQAYVETIYQWPAFQRWQKAGLEEAVR is encoded by the coding sequence ATGAGCTTGCACCTGATTATCGGCGACAAACGCTTTTCCTCTTGGTCCCTGCGCCCTTGGCTGGCATTGGACATGGCGGGCGCAGTGTTCACTGAGCAGATGATTTTGCTGAATCAGTCCGACACCTTGCAAAAGTGTCTTGAGCACGGGCCGACGGGTAAAGTCCCGATGCTGAAGACCGAGCACGGCACCATCTCCGATTCTTTGGCTATTGTTGAATACTTGGCCGAGCGTTTTCCTGAGGCCCATCTCTGGCCCCAGGAAATCGCCCCACGCGCACAAGCGCGTTCGGCCTGCGCACAAATGCACAGCGGTTTTGGCCACCTGCGGTCGCACATGGGCTTCGATTTGCGTCGCGACCATGCGCTGGAGGTTATGCCGGTTGAGGTGCAGGCGGATATCGACCGTGTCGTTGCTTTATGGGCTGAATGCCGTGCGGCAGCCGCTGAAAGTGGACCGTATCTGTTCGGCCGGATGAGTCTGGCTGACGCATTCTTCGCCCCAGTGGCGGTGCGTCTGCGAACCAATCGTGTGCCCCTGCCGGCCAAGGCGCAGGCATATGTAGAAACGATTTATCAGTGGCCCGCTTTTCAGCGCTGGCAGAAAGCAGGTCTAGAGGAAGCGGTTCGGTGA
- the argJ gene encoding bifunctional glutamate N-acetyltransferase/amino-acid acetyltransferase ArgJ yields the protein MAVGLGPLPTLHPVAGFELGIASAGIKRPGRKDVVVMRCAEGSRVAGVFTLNAFCAAPVILAKQRFEGPIRYLLTNTGNANAGTGEPGLLAAVRTCAKLAELAGVDAHAVLPYSTGVIGEPLPVEKIEAALQAALDDLSVDNWAAAATGIMTTDTLPKGASRQFEYDGVTITVTGISKGAGMIRPNMATMLGYIATDANVAQSVLQDLLRDGANKSFNRITIDGDTSTNDCCMLIATGKAALPEITEAKGPLFAALKQAVFDVCMEVAQAIVRDGEGATKFVTVEVNGGGNHQECLDVAYAVAHSPLIKTALFASDPNWGRILAAVGRAGVPDMDVSKIDVFLGTVCIASKGCRATTYTEEQGSAVMAEAEIAIRIELGRGDCRETIWTTDLSHEYVKINAEYRT from the coding sequence ATGGCTGTTGGTCTTGGTCCTTTGCCGACATTGCACCCGGTTGCTGGTTTTGAGCTGGGTATCGCTTCTGCGGGTATCAAACGTCCGGGGCGCAAAGACGTCGTGGTCATGCGTTGCGCTGAAGGCTCCCGTGTTGCGGGTGTGTTTACCCTAAACGCTTTCTGTGCCGCGCCGGTGATCTTGGCCAAGCAACGCTTTGAAGGCCCCATCCGTTATTTACTGACTAACACCGGCAATGCCAACGCGGGCACTGGCGAACCAGGTCTTTTGGCGGCGGTGCGGACCTGCGCCAAGCTGGCTGAACTGGCCGGCGTTGACGCCCACGCAGTGCTGCCGTATTCCACCGGCGTTATTGGTGAGCCATTGCCGGTAGAAAAAATCGAAGCGGCGTTACAAGCTGCTCTTGATGACCTGTCTGTGGATAACTGGGCGGCTGCGGCCACCGGGATCATGACCACCGACACCTTGCCCAAAGGCGCTAGCCGCCAATTCGAATACGATGGCGTGACTATCACTGTCACCGGCATCAGCAAAGGTGCAGGCATGATTCGTCCGAATATGGCGACCATGCTCGGCTACATCGCTACCGACGCCAACGTCGCACAAAGCGTGTTGCAAGACCTGCTGCGTGACGGTGCTAATAAGTCGTTCAACCGGATTACCATCGACGGCGATACCTCGACCAACGACTGCTGCATGCTGATAGCTACCGGCAAAGCTGCGCTGCCGGAAATCACTGAGGCCAAAGGCCCATTGTTCGCCGCGCTCAAGCAAGCGGTGTTTGATGTCTGCATGGAAGTAGCTCAAGCCATCGTGCGTGACGGCGAGGGTGCTACCAAGTTCGTGACGGTAGAAGTCAATGGCGGTGGCAACCATCAGGAATGCCTGGACGTTGCTTACGCCGTGGCCCATTCGCCACTGATCAAAACGGCGCTGTTCGCCTCCGATCCTAACTGGGGTCGTATTCTGGCGGCTGTTGGCCGTGCGGGCGTGCCGGATATGGACGTCAGCAAAATTGATGTGTTTCTCGGTACGGTTTGCATTGCCAGCAAAGGCTGTCGTGCCACCACTTACACCGAAGAGCAGGGCTCGGCGGTCATGGCTGAAGCAGAAATCGCCATCCGCATCGAACTGGGCCGTGGCGATTGCCGCGAAACTATCTGGACCACCGATCTATCGCATGAGTACGTGAAGATCAACGCGGAGTACCGGACATGA
- the secA gene encoding preprotein translocase subunit SecA: MFAPLLKKLFGSKNEREVKRMLKTVQFVNAFEEQMVALSDEQLRAKTEEFKARLAKGETLDTLLPEAFAVAREAGKRVMGMRHFDVQLIGGITLHEGMIAEMRTGEGKTLVATLAVYLNALSGKGVHVVTVNDYLARRDANWMRPLYEFLGLTVGVVTPFQPPEEKREAYASDITYGTNNEFGFDYLRDNMAFSMEDKFQRELNFSVIDEVDSILIDEARTPLIISGQAEDSSRLYTEINKLIPRLEQHIEEVEGVITKEGHFTVDEKTRQVELNEAGHQFIEEMLTEVGLLAVGESLYSAHNLGLLTHVYAGLRAHKLFHRNVEYIVQDGQILLVDEHTGRTMPGRRLSEGLHQAIEAKEVLNIQAESQTLASTTFQNYFRLYNKLSGMTGTADTEAFEFHQIYGLSVTVIPPNKALARKDFNDLVYLTADEKYAAIVTDIKESMTQGRPVLVGTATIETSEHMSNLLIKEGIEHKVLNAKYHEKEAEIIAQAGRPGALTIATNMAGRGTDILLGGNWEVEVAALEEPTAEQIAQIKADWQKRHQQVIEAGGLHVIASERHESRRIDNQLRGRAGRQGDAGSSRFYLSLEDSLMRIFASDRVKNFMKALGMQSGEAIEHRMVTNAIEKAQRKVEGRNFDIRKQLLEFDDVSNEQRKVIYHMRNSLLAATNIGDTIADFRMDVLNSLVSQHIPPQSLPEQWDVAGLEAALNTDFGVQLPIQQWLDEDDHLYEETLREKLLQELLAAYNEKEEQASADALRTFEKQILLRVLDDLWKDHLSTMDHLRHGIHLRGYAQKNPKQEYKRESFTLFQELLDSIKRDTIRVLSHVQVRREDPVEEEARMRQDAEELAQRMQFQHAEAPGLDAPQELMEEGEDVAVAAVPVRNDQPARNDQKQGRNELCFCGSGKKFKHCHGKID, translated from the coding sequence ATGTTTGCGCCTTTGTTAAAGAAACTTTTTGGAAGCAAGAACGAGCGCGAAGTTAAGCGCATGCTCAAGACGGTTCAGTTCGTCAATGCCTTCGAAGAGCAAATGGTGGCCCTTTCGGACGAGCAACTGCGAGCCAAGACCGAAGAGTTCAAGGCCCGCCTAGCCAAAGGTGAGACCCTCGATACCCTGCTGCCTGAAGCCTTTGCGGTTGCTCGCGAAGCCGGTAAGCGTGTTATGGGCATGCGTCACTTTGATGTCCAGTTGATTGGTGGCATTACCTTGCATGAAGGCATGATCGCCGAAATGCGCACGGGTGAAGGCAAGACTTTAGTCGCGACCTTGGCGGTTTACCTCAATGCGCTGTCGGGCAAAGGCGTGCACGTGGTTACCGTGAACGACTATCTGGCTCGCCGAGATGCTAATTGGATGCGCCCGCTGTATGAATTTCTCGGTCTGACTGTTGGCGTCGTTACCCCTTTTCAACCGCCGGAAGAAAAACGCGAAGCCTATGCGTCGGACATCACTTACGGCACAAACAACGAATTTGGCTTCGATTACCTGCGCGACAACATGGCTTTCAGCATGGAAGACAAGTTTCAGCGCGAGCTTAACTTCTCCGTAATCGACGAAGTCGACTCGATCTTGATCGACGAAGCGCGTACGCCGCTGATCATTTCCGGTCAGGCCGAAGACAGCTCCAGGCTGTACACCGAAATCAACAAGCTGATCCCGAGGCTGGAGCAGCATATTGAAGAGGTGGAGGGCGTTATTACCAAGGAAGGGCACTTCACGGTTGACGAAAAAACCCGTCAGGTAGAGCTGAACGAAGCCGGTCACCAGTTCATCGAAGAAATGTTGACTGAGGTGGGCCTGCTGGCGGTCGGTGAAAGTCTATACTCCGCACATAATCTGGGTCTGTTGACCCACGTATATGCGGGTCTGCGAGCGCACAAGCTGTTCCATCGTAACGTCGAGTACATCGTTCAGGACGGTCAGATCCTGCTGGTCGATGAGCACACCGGTCGTACTATGCCGGGCCGTCGTTTGTCCGAAGGCTTGCACCAGGCAATCGAAGCGAAGGAAGTACTGAATATTCAGGCCGAAAGCCAAACCTTGGCGTCGACTACCTTCCAGAACTACTTCCGCCTTTACAACAAGCTGTCCGGCATGACCGGTACGGCTGACACAGAGGCGTTTGAGTTTCATCAAATCTACGGCTTGTCGGTAACGGTTATTCCACCCAACAAAGCCTTGGCGCGTAAAGATTTCAACGACCTTGTCTATCTGACGGCCGATGAAAAATATGCTGCCATTGTGACTGACATCAAGGAAAGCATGACCCAAGGTCGTCCTGTCCTCGTGGGTACGGCGACTATCGAAACTTCCGAGCACATGTCTAATCTGCTCATCAAGGAAGGTATCGAGCACAAGGTCTTAAACGCCAAGTACCACGAAAAAGAAGCCGAAATTATTGCCCAGGCAGGACGTCCCGGTGCCCTGACTATCGCCACCAACATGGCCGGTCGCGGTACCGACATTTTGCTAGGCGGTAACTGGGAAGTGGAAGTTGCTGCGTTGGAGGAGCCGACCGCCGAGCAGATCGCCCAGATCAAAGCTGACTGGCAGAAACGCCATCAACAAGTGATCGAAGCGGGTGGCTTGCACGTTATTGCATCCGAGCGTCACGAATCTCGCCGTATCGATAACCAGCTGCGTGGTCGTGCCGGGCGTCAGGGTGACGCCGGTTCCAGCCGTTTCTACCTGTCGCTGGAAGACAGCCTGATGCGCATCTTCGCCTCTGATCGGGTGAAGAACTTTATGAAAGCGCTGGGTATGCAGTCTGGTGAAGCGATCGAGCATCGCATGGTGACCAACGCGATTGAGAAGGCTCAGCGAAAGGTTGAAGGCCGCAACTTCGACATTCGCAAGCAATTGCTCGAATTCGATGATGTCTCTAACGAACAACGTAAAGTGATCTATCACATGCGTAACAGCCTGCTGGCTGCCACCAACATTGGTGACACCATTGCTGACTTCCGCATGGACGTACTCAACAGTTTGGTAAGCCAGCATATTCCGCCTCAGTCGCTACCAGAGCAATGGGATGTTGCGGGTTTGGAGGCTGCGCTAAACACGGATTTCGGTGTGCAGTTGCCTATCCAGCAGTGGCTTGACGAAGACGATCATCTGTACGAAGAAACCCTGCGCGAAAAACTGCTGCAAGAGCTGCTGGCGGCCTATAACGAAAAAGAAGAGCAAGCCAGTGCCGACGCGCTGCGCACGTTTGAGAAGCAGATTCTGCTACGTGTCCTCGACGACCTGTGGAAAGACCACCTTTCGACCATGGATCACCTGCGTCACGGTATTCATTTGCGCGGCTACGCGCAGAAGAACCCGAAGCAGGAATACAAGCGCGAATCCTTTACCCTGTTTCAGGAGCTGCTCGATTCGATCAAGCGCGACACCATCCGTGTACTGTCACACGTTCAGGTTCGCCGCGAAGATCCGGTTGAAGAAGAAGCCCGCATGCGCCAGGACGCGGAGGAACTGGCTCAGCGCATGCAATTCCAACACGCTGAAGCCCCGGGTCTTGATGCGCCACAGGAACTGATGGAAGAAGGCGAAGATGTTGCCGTTGCCGCCGTGCCGGTTCGTAATGATCAGCCGGCCCGTAATGATCAAAAGCAAGGCCGCAACGAGCTGTGCTTTTGTGGTTCAGGCAAGAAGTTCAAACACTGCCACGGCAAGATCGACTAA
- a CDS encoding DUF721 domain-containing protein, translating into MAFRPLTARAPAVLLREAKPLKAIFHQAQRLSHLQRLLESQLQPAAREHCHVASWREGSLLLIVTDGHWATRLRYQQKRLQRQLVAFEEFANLTRILFKVQPPTVQQGAAGHTIKLSEVAAESIQATADGISDPKLRAALERLASHGKPRP; encoded by the coding sequence ATGGCATTTCGCCCCCTTACAGCCCGGGCACCCGCCGTCTTGCTTCGCGAAGCGAAACCGCTCAAAGCCATATTCCATCAGGCTCAGCGCCTGAGTCACTTGCAACGCCTGCTCGAAAGCCAGTTGCAACCGGCAGCTCGCGAACATTGCCACGTGGCGTCTTGGCGGGAAGGTAGCCTGTTATTGATCGTGACCGATGGGCACTGGGCAACGCGCCTGCGTTATCAACAAAAACGCTTACAACGACAGTTGGTCGCTTTCGAAGAGTTCGCCAACCTGACCCGCATTTTATTCAAAGTACAGCCCCCTACCGTGCAACAGGGAGCAGCTGGGCATACGATTAAATTGTCAGAAGTAGCGGCTGAAAGTATTCAAGCAACAGCGGACGGGATCAGTGATCCAAAGTTGCGCGCAGCACTGGAGCGGCTCGCTAGTCATGGAAAACCCCGCCCTTAA
- the lpxC gene encoding UDP-3-O-acyl-N-acetylglucosamine deacetylase, which produces MIKQRTLKNIIRATGVGLHSGEKVYLTLKPAPVNTGIVFCRADLDPMVQIAARAENVGDTTLSTTLVSGDTKVDTVEHLLSAMAGLGIDNAYVELSASEVPIMDGSAGPFVFLIQSAGLEEQDAAKKFIRILKEVTVEEGGKRATFLPFEGFKVSFEIDFDHPVFRNRTQSATVDFSSTSFVKEVSRARTFGFMSDIEYLRKHNLALGGSVENAIVVDKDGVLNEDGLRYEDEFVKHKILDAIGDLYLLGNSLIGEFRGFKSGHALNNVLLRALIAQTDAWEVVTFEDASAAPISYMRPVAAV; this is translated from the coding sequence ATGATTAAACAACGCACCCTGAAAAATATTATCCGTGCCACAGGTGTAGGTCTGCACTCCGGGGAGAAGGTTTACCTGACCCTCAAGCCCGCACCCGTGAATACCGGCATCGTGTTTTGCCGTGCTGACCTCGACCCTATGGTGCAGATCGCTGCCCGTGCGGAAAACGTCGGTGACACCACCCTGTCGACCACACTGGTCAGCGGGGACACCAAGGTAGATACGGTGGAACACTTGCTTTCGGCCATGGCTGGCCTGGGCATCGATAACGCCTACGTTGAACTCTCCGCCTCCGAAGTTCCGATCATGGACGGTAGCGCAGGACCCTTCGTATTCCTGATTCAATCTGCCGGCCTGGAAGAGCAGGACGCAGCCAAGAAATTCATCCGGATCTTGAAGGAAGTGACAGTGGAGGAGGGCGGTAAACGCGCTACTTTCCTGCCTTTCGAAGGCTTTAAGGTGAGTTTCGAGATCGATTTCGATCACCCGGTTTTCCGTAACCGCACACAAAGTGCAACCGTGGATTTTTCAAGCACTTCTTTCGTTAAAGAAGTCAGCCGCGCACGTACCTTTGGATTCATGAGTGATATCGAGTACCTGCGCAAGCACAACCTCGCGCTCGGCGGTAGTGTTGAAAATGCCATCGTGGTCGATAAGGACGGCGTGCTGAACGAAGATGGCCTGCGGTATGAGGACGAATTCGTCAAACACAAAATTCTGGATGCAATTGGCGATCTTTACCTGCTGGGTAATAGCCTGATAGGCGAGTTCCGAGGCTTCAAGTCCGGGCATGCATTGAACAACGTCCTGCTTCGTGCATTAATCGCGCAGACAGACGCTTGGGAAGTTGTGACCTTCGAAGATGCCAGCGCCGCACCGATCTCTTACATGCGTCCTGTCGCGGCCGTGTAA
- the ftsZ gene encoding cell division protein FtsZ has translation MFELVDNVPQSPVIKVIGVGGGGGNAVNHMVKSNIEGVEFICANTDAQALKSIGARTILQLGTGVTKGLGAGANPEVGRQAALEDRERIAEVLQGTNMVFITTGMGGGTGTGAAPIIAEVAKEMGILTVAVVTRPFPFEGRKRMQIADEGIRLLSESVDSLITIPNEKLLTILGKDASLLSAFAKADDVLAGAVRGISDIIKRPGMINVDFADVRTVMSEMGMAMMGTGCASGPNRAREATEAAIRNPLLEDVNLQGARGILVNITAGPDLSLGEYSDVGSIIEAFASEHAMVKVGTVIDPDMRDELHVTVVATGLGAKIEKPVKVIDNTLQPSQHASAQPSARQEMPSVNYRDLDRPTVMRNQAHAGAQASARTSSHDDLDYLDIPAFLRRQAD, from the coding sequence ATGTTCGAACTCGTAGACAATGTCCCGCAAAGCCCGGTAATCAAAGTTATCGGTGTTGGTGGCGGTGGTGGTAATGCTGTTAACCATATGGTTAAGAGCAACATCGAAGGTGTGGAATTCATCTGCGCCAACACTGACGCGCAAGCGCTGAAAAGCATCGGCGCACGGACCATCCTGCAATTGGGCACTGGTGTGACCAAAGGCTTGGGTGCGGGTGCCAATCCTGAAGTAGGTCGTCAGGCTGCACTTGAAGACCGTGAGCGTATTGCTGAAGTGCTGCAAGGCACGAACATGGTGTTCATCACAACCGGCATGGGTGGCGGTACCGGTACCGGTGCGGCACCAATCATCGCCGAAGTGGCCAAGGAAATGGGCATTCTGACCGTTGCTGTTGTAACGCGTCCGTTCCCATTCGAAGGCCGCAAGCGCATGCAGATCGCTGATGAAGGCATTCGTCTGTTGTCGGAAAGCGTGGACTCGTTGATCACTATTCCTAACGAGAAGCTGCTGACCATCCTCGGTAAAGACGCCAGCTTGCTGTCGGCCTTCGCCAAGGCAGACGATGTGCTGGCCGGTGCCGTTCGCGGTATCTCCGACATCATCAAGCGTCCGGGCATGATCAACGTCGACTTTGCCGACGTGCGCACTGTAATGAGCGAAATGGGTATGGCGATGATGGGCACTGGCTGCGCCAGCGGTCCTAACCGTGCACGTGAAGCGACTGAAGCCGCGATCCGCAACCCGCTGCTTGAAGACGTTAACCTGCAAGGCGCTCGCGGTATCCTGGTGAACATTACTGCCGGTCCTGACCTGTCTCTGGGTGAGTATTCGGACGTCGGTAGCATCATCGAAGCGTTCGCTTCCGAGCACGCCATGGTCAAGGTCGGTACGGTTATCGATCCGGACATGCGTGACGAGTTGCACGTGACTGTGGTCGCTACAGGTCTGGGTGCAAAAATCGAGAAGCCTGTGAAGGTCATCGACAACACCCTTCAGCCTTCGCAGCACGCTTCGGCACAACCTTCTGCTCGTCAGGAAATGCCGTCCGTGAACTACCGCGATCTGGACCGCCCTACCGTGATGCGCAATCAGGCGCATGCCGGTGCCCAAGCGTCCGCCAGGACGAGCTCTCACGATGATTTGGATTACCTGGACATCCCGGCTTTCCTGCGTCGCCAGGCCGATTAA